A stretch of the Archangium violaceum genome encodes the following:
- the mpl gene encoding UDP-N-acetylmuramate:L-alanyl-gamma-D-glutamyl-meso-diaminopimelate ligase has product MADDNGNVLETITPGAVRRIHLVGVAGTGMGSFAGMLKAAGYDVTGSDENVYPPMSDMLREWGIQALTPYRPENLDVAKPDLVIIGNVIRRVNPEATAVRERRIAQMSFPAALGSLFLDRAHSVVVAGTHGKTTTSSLMAHVLVEAGKDPSFLVGGVTQNYSGNYRVGKGPHFVVEGDEYDTAYWDKGSKFLHYRPKTAILTSVEFDHADIFRDLPHYESTFDKFVRLIPKDGRLVVCAAYPNAVKLAQACQGQVITYVAKEGAEADYTPRNVRFGPEGARFEVVERGTVLGTALLPLSGLHNVENTLSVIAAARGLGLSFEEITKGLATFRGVKRRQEVRAEIGGILVVDDFAHHPTAVRETIAAIRHRYPERRLWAIFEPRSNTSRRNIHQEDYAHSFTGATRASLKVPERHDKVPTGEELDVPRVTEELKSQGIAADLASDVPTLVERVARESQPGDVLLVMSNGAFGGFIDKLLVALRARLGAQ; this is encoded by the coding sequence ATGGCTGACGACAACGGCAACGTCCTCGAAACCATCACCCCCGGCGCGGTGCGCCGCATCCACCTCGTCGGCGTGGCCGGAACGGGCATGGGCTCCTTCGCCGGTATGCTCAAGGCCGCTGGCTACGACGTCACCGGCAGCGACGAGAACGTCTACCCGCCCATGAGCGACATGCTCCGCGAGTGGGGCATCCAGGCGCTCACGCCCTACCGTCCGGAGAACCTCGACGTGGCGAAGCCGGACCTGGTCATCATCGGCAACGTCATCCGCCGGGTGAACCCCGAGGCCACCGCCGTGCGCGAGCGCCGCATCGCCCAGATGAGCTTCCCGGCGGCGCTGGGCTCGCTCTTCCTGGACCGGGCGCACTCCGTCGTGGTGGCCGGCACGCACGGCAAGACGACCACGTCCTCGCTGATGGCGCACGTGCTGGTGGAGGCGGGGAAGGATCCGTCCTTCCTCGTGGGCGGCGTCACGCAGAACTACTCGGGCAACTACCGGGTGGGGAAGGGGCCGCACTTCGTCGTCGAGGGCGACGAGTACGACACGGCCTACTGGGACAAGGGCTCCAAGTTCCTTCACTACCGTCCGAAGACGGCCATCCTCACCAGCGTGGAGTTCGACCACGCGGACATCTTCCGGGACTTGCCGCACTACGAGTCCACCTTCGACAAGTTCGTCCGGCTGATTCCCAAGGACGGCCGGCTGGTGGTGTGCGCCGCGTACCCCAACGCCGTGAAGCTGGCGCAAGCGTGCCAGGGCCAGGTCATCACCTACGTGGCGAAGGAGGGCGCCGAGGCGGACTACACCCCGCGCAACGTGCGTTTCGGCCCCGAGGGCGCCCGCTTCGAGGTGGTCGAGCGTGGCACCGTGCTGGGCACCGCGCTGCTGCCGCTCTCCGGCCTGCACAACGTGGAGAACACGCTCAGCGTCATCGCCGCGGCGCGTGGGCTGGGCCTGTCCTTCGAGGAGATCACCAAGGGCCTGGCCACCTTCCGCGGGGTGAAGCGCCGCCAGGAGGTGCGGGCGGAGATTGGCGGCATCCTGGTGGTGGATGACTTCGCGCACCACCCCACGGCGGTGCGGGAGACGATCGCCGCCATCCGCCACCGCTACCCGGAGCGCCGGCTGTGGGCCATCTTCGAGCCGCGCTCGAACACCAGCCGCCGCAACATCCACCAGGAGGACTACGCGCACTCCTTCACCGGGGCCACGAGGGCCAGCCTCAAGGTGCCCGAGCGTCACGACAAGGTGCCCACCGGCGAGGAACTGGACGTGCCCCGTGTCACCGAGGAGCTGAAGTCCCAGGGCATCGCCGCGGATCTCGCCTCGGACGTGCCCACGCTCGTCGAGCGCGTCGCGCGCGAGTCCCAGCCCGGTGACGTGCTGCTCGTCATGAGCAATGGCGCCTTCGGTGGGTTCATCGACAAGTTGCTCGTCGCGCTGCGGGCCCGCTTGGGGGCACAATAA
- a CDS encoding serine hydrolase domain-containing protein: MSSHPIAELQGVLEEAVSLGIFPAAQAVVMHRGAQVFGGVAGNVTGDTRFDLASLTKVLCTTALFLRSWTEGKVGPETPVARFYPGSPVGDAGATVADLLYHRSGLPPFVPFFAEALTSTPELLEPSCPSATRARVREEVIQAAARTPLVAPLRTATAYSDVGFILLGEILARAGGAPLDVLFSRHVAEPLGLSARFHRLTDFPTDGRVAPTGATRPREPAPGQDGMWGELPSRASMPGEVDDDNAWVMDGVSGHAGLFGTAVDVARFGQAVLAGCAGEPSIAPGPLWYRALASDPILEGSTRSMGFDSPSQGLSSAGHFIGDTPPGAVGHLGFTGTSLWVDLRRSLVVALVTNRVAHGRKEVRIRDFRPVFHDLVVQALGLSDLTPKAHG, from the coding sequence ATGAGCAGTCACCCCATCGCGGAGCTCCAGGGTGTTCTCGAGGAGGCCGTCTCACTCGGCATCTTCCCGGCCGCGCAGGCCGTGGTGATGCACCGGGGTGCCCAGGTCTTTGGCGGCGTGGCCGGCAACGTCACCGGAGACACGCGTTTCGACCTGGCCTCCCTCACCAAGGTGCTCTGCACCACCGCGCTCTTCCTCCGCTCCTGGACCGAGGGCAAGGTCGGTCCCGAGACGCCCGTGGCCCGCTTCTACCCGGGCTCGCCCGTGGGGGACGCGGGTGCCACGGTGGCGGACCTGCTCTATCACCGCTCGGGCCTGCCGCCCTTCGTGCCCTTCTTCGCCGAGGCACTCACCTCCACGCCCGAGCTCCTCGAGCCTTCCTGTCCCTCGGCTACCCGCGCCCGAGTCCGTGAGGAGGTCATCCAGGCCGCCGCGCGCACCCCGCTCGTGGCTCCGCTGCGCACCGCCACCGCCTACAGCGACGTGGGCTTCATCCTCCTGGGAGAGATTCTGGCCCGTGCGGGAGGCGCGCCCCTGGACGTCCTCTTCTCGCGCCATGTCGCCGAGCCGCTCGGGCTCTCCGCTCGTTTCCACCGCCTCACGGACTTCCCCACGGATGGCCGCGTGGCGCCCACCGGAGCCACCCGTCCTCGGGAGCCCGCTCCCGGTCAGGACGGGATGTGGGGCGAGCTTCCCTCCCGTGCCTCGATGCCCGGCGAGGTGGATGACGACAACGCCTGGGTGATGGACGGCGTCAGCGGTCACGCGGGCCTCTTCGGCACCGCGGTGGACGTGGCCCGCTTCGGCCAGGCCGTCCTCGCCGGGTGCGCGGGGGAGCCCTCCATCGCTCCCGGTCCGCTCTGGTACCGCGCGCTGGCCAGCGATCCCATCCTGGAGGGCAGCACCCGCTCCATGGGGTTCGACTCGCCCTCCCAGGGCCTGTCCAGCGCGGGCCACTTCATCGGTGACACGCCTCCGGGCGCGGTGGGCCACCTCGGCTTCACCGGCACCAGTCTCTGGGTGGACCTGCGCCGCTCGCTCGTGGTGGCGCTCGTCACCAACCGCGTGGCGCATGGCCGCAAGGAAGTTCGCATCCGCGATTTCCGCCCCGTCTTCCACGATCTCGTCGTGCAGGCCCTCGGCCTCAGCGACCTCACCCCGAAAGCACATGGCTGA
- a CDS encoding S66 peptidase family protein, whose translation MKAPVRWLKPLPLRPRDTVHVIAPAGPFDRPSFEVGLGVIGQRYSPVFRPDLYESWRYLAGTDARRAEEFSRALVDREARAIFCARGGYGCMRLLPSLPLADMAPTALVGFSDVTAVHLPLQGLGRVTIHGPVLTHLGKQPPEVQEYLFRLLESPEPPPPLQGKATFVPGVVEGPLLGGNLSVLSRLLGTPYMPSLDGAILLLEDVGERPYRLDRIWTHLMLAGVFDRVRGIVLGDFTDCEQKAAPYSSADVLRSLAEEAGVPCAAGFPIGHDIPNYPVALGTQVRLDAGAARLTFLEGAVQA comes from the coding sequence ATGAAGGCGCCCGTGCGTTGGCTCAAGCCCCTCCCGCTGCGTCCCCGCGACACCGTCCACGTCATCGCCCCCGCCGGCCCCTTCGATCGTCCCAGCTTCGAGGTCGGTCTCGGCGTCATCGGGCAGCGTTATTCGCCCGTCTTCCGGCCCGACCTTTATGAGTCCTGGCGCTACCTCGCCGGCACCGATGCGCGCCGCGCCGAGGAGTTCTCCCGCGCCCTCGTCGACCGTGAGGCCCGCGCCATCTTCTGTGCCCGCGGTGGCTACGGGTGCATGCGTCTGCTGCCCTCGCTCCCGCTCGCCGACATGGCTCCCACGGCGCTCGTCGGCTTCTCCGACGTCACCGCCGTCCACCTGCCGCTCCAGGGGCTCGGCCGTGTCACCATCCACGGGCCCGTGCTCACCCACCTGGGCAAGCAGCCGCCCGAGGTCCAGGAGTACCTCTTCCGTCTGCTCGAATCCCCAGAGCCTCCGCCGCCGCTCCAGGGCAAGGCCACCTTCGTCCCCGGTGTCGTCGAGGGCCCGCTCCTCGGGGGCAACCTCTCCGTCCTGTCCCGGCTGCTGGGCACCCCCTACATGCCATCGCTCGACGGGGCCATCCTGCTGCTCGAGGACGTGGGCGAGCGCCCCTACCGGCTCGACCGCATCTGGACCCATCTGATGCTCGCGGGCGTCTTCGACCGGGTGCGTGGCATCGTGCTCGGCGACTTCACCGACTGCGAGCAGAAGGCCGCTCCCTACAGCAGCGCGGATGTCCTGCGCTCGCTCGCCGAGGAGGCGGGGGTGCCGTGTGCCGCTGGCTTCCCCATCGGCCACGACATCCCCAACTACCCCGTCGCCCTTGGCACCCAGGTGCGGTTGGATGCTGGCGCCGCCCGCCTCACCTTCCTCGAAGGAGCGGTGCAGGCATGA
- a CDS encoding RsmB/NOP family class I SAM-dependent RNA methyltransferase: MLDRTLRAHRLLSREQRQALAEVVFNVGLWRRRLCFLLGTPEATAPSLIYVFLHRLAGLPSGDAARLSGLETPPALVSEEPPSLALRWSLPDWLAAHFVRELGPAAEDFCAHLNVPGSITLRVNPLRTTREALGERLRSEGVETRPGALSPLALHVVGPRPNLYGLDSLREGLFEVQDEGSQLLGLLVEARPGETVLDLCSGAGGKTLQLGAAMENRGRLLAYDPDAGRLDRLFQRCSRAGVSIVQVLRSPPEGVLADRVLVDAPCSELGSLRRGPDSRFRIDPSSLSELPRVQRDILARAGRLVRPGGRLVYATCTVNRAENEDVVLGFLRESPGFRLVPPGAGWLDPSCVREGFLFCAPHSHGTDGFFAAVLERADG; encoded by the coding sequence GTGCTCGATCGGACCCTCCGGGCTCACCGGCTCCTCTCTCGCGAGCAGCGTCAGGCCCTCGCCGAGGTCGTCTTCAACGTCGGCCTCTGGCGCCGCCGGCTTTGCTTCCTGCTCGGCACTCCAGAGGCCACCGCTCCCTCGCTCATCTATGTCTTCCTGCACCGGCTCGCCGGTCTGCCCTCCGGAGATGCGGCCCGGCTCTCCGGGCTCGAGACGCCGCCGGCCCTTGTCTCCGAGGAGCCTCCGTCGCTCGCCCTTCGTTGGTCGCTGCCCGACTGGCTCGCGGCGCACTTCGTCCGTGAGCTCGGCCCCGCCGCCGAGGACTTCTGCGCCCACCTCAATGTCCCCGGTTCCATCACCCTCCGTGTGAATCCGCTGCGGACCACCCGTGAAGCCCTCGGGGAGCGGCTTCGCTCCGAGGGCGTCGAGACCCGGCCCGGTGCGCTCAGTCCCCTCGCGCTCCACGTCGTGGGGCCCAGGCCCAACCTCTATGGGCTCGACTCCCTCCGCGAGGGGCTCTTCGAGGTCCAGGACGAAGGCAGTCAGTTGCTCGGTCTGCTCGTCGAGGCGAGGCCCGGGGAGACGGTGCTCGATCTGTGCTCCGGTGCCGGAGGCAAGACGCTCCAGCTCGGTGCCGCCATGGAGAACCGCGGTCGGCTCCTCGCGTACGACCCGGATGCCGGGCGGCTCGACCGTCTCTTTCAGCGGTGTTCACGGGCGGGGGTCTCCATCGTCCAGGTGCTCCGCTCGCCTCCCGAGGGTGTGCTCGCCGACCGGGTGCTCGTGGATGCCCCATGCTCGGAGCTGGGCTCCCTGCGGCGCGGGCCTGATTCGCGCTTCCGCATCGACCCCTCGTCCCTGTCCGAGCTGCCTCGTGTCCAGCGCGACATCCTCGCGCGGGCGGGTCGTCTCGTGCGCCCCGGGGGCCGGCTGGTCTACGCCACCTGCACGGTGAACCGCGCGGAGAACGAGGACGTGGTCCTCGGGTTCCTGCGCGAGAGTCCCGGGTTCAGGCTCGTGCCTCCCGGGGCGGGGTGGTTGGACCCTTCGTGTGTCCGGGAGGGGTTCTTGTTCTGTGCCCCTCATTCGCACGGGACCGATGGGTTCTTCGCCGCCGTCCTGGAGCGGGCGGACGGGTAG
- the brxL gene encoding protease Lon-related BREX system protein BrxL — protein MSHGAAPTRDALDDKVNRLFAGKVVRKDLVRKVKVGANVPVFVLEFLLGKYCASSDEVAIQMGLQVVNDTLANNYIRSDESMKAQAMVKDRGRHTFIDKVKVRLVDSDYWAEVTNFGHKNVHVPEHYVRDYERLVMGGVWAQVDMRFEYDEESKGKNPFWIDKLTPIQIATFDLEEYRRVRREFTTDEWLDLMMRSMGYEPSEMSRRLKLLFLVRLIPLAERNYNLVELGPRGTGKSYVVQEVSPYSALLTGGTTVANLFGHMSGRQKGMVQIWDVVGFDEVADLQKMPKEVITTMKTYCESGTFQRGQEAVSGDASIAMFGNTNQPVDVMVQTGHLFAPMPDIIRDDMAFIDRMHFYLPGWEIPKMRNEMFTSHYGFVVDYLAEALREMRKHNFTEVIDRHFSLGAHLNARDRKAVRKTVSGLMKILFPHGEITQEELGEILELAIEGRRRVKEQLKKMGSFEYYHTSFSYSDNATGDEKFVGVPEQGGRDLISTDPLAPGTVYSAGVTADGTVGLYRVEVSVSSGTGKLKLAGGVAGAMKESVQRAFSFLQTKKSELGIARDLDVSDLHVEVIDLLANRVEAELGVAFFVAAYSALRKAPVSPALLILGDMSVQGNIKPLRSLTEPLQVAKDNGAKRALIPIENKRNFLDVSADIIEHVDPIFFGDAKTAAMKVLGS, from the coding sequence ATGAGCCACGGAGCAGCTCCGACACGAGATGCGCTCGACGACAAGGTCAACCGCCTGTTCGCCGGGAAGGTGGTGCGCAAGGACCTCGTCCGAAAGGTGAAGGTCGGCGCCAACGTGCCGGTCTTCGTCCTCGAGTTCCTCCTCGGGAAGTACTGCGCATCGAGCGACGAAGTCGCGATCCAGATGGGACTCCAGGTCGTCAACGACACCCTCGCGAACAACTACATCCGCTCCGACGAGTCGATGAAGGCGCAGGCGATGGTGAAGGACCGCGGGCGCCACACCTTCATCGACAAGGTGAAGGTGCGTCTGGTCGACTCGGACTACTGGGCGGAGGTCACGAACTTCGGCCACAAGAACGTCCACGTGCCCGAGCACTACGTGCGCGACTACGAGCGCCTCGTCATGGGCGGCGTCTGGGCGCAGGTCGACATGCGCTTCGAGTACGACGAGGAGTCGAAGGGCAAGAACCCGTTCTGGATCGACAAGCTCACGCCCATCCAGATCGCGACCTTCGACCTCGAGGAGTACCGCCGTGTCCGACGCGAGTTCACGACCGACGAGTGGCTCGACCTCATGATGCGCAGCATGGGCTACGAGCCCAGCGAGATGTCGCGGCGACTGAAACTGCTCTTCCTCGTGCGCCTCATCCCGCTCGCGGAGCGGAACTACAACCTCGTCGAGCTCGGGCCGCGCGGTACGGGCAAGAGCTACGTCGTGCAGGAGGTCTCGCCGTATTCCGCGCTGCTCACCGGCGGCACCACCGTCGCCAACCTCTTCGGCCACATGAGTGGCCGCCAGAAGGGCATGGTGCAGATCTGGGACGTCGTCGGATTCGACGAGGTCGCCGACCTCCAGAAGATGCCGAAGGAGGTCATCACGACGATGAAGACCTACTGCGAGTCGGGCACCTTCCAGCGCGGGCAGGAAGCGGTTTCAGGGGACGCGAGCATCGCGATGTTCGGCAACACGAACCAGCCCGTCGACGTGATGGTGCAGACCGGCCACCTGTTCGCGCCGATGCCGGACATCATCCGCGATGACATGGCGTTCATCGACCGGATGCACTTCTACCTCCCAGGCTGGGAGATCCCAAAGATGCGCAACGAGATGTTCACGAGCCACTACGGCTTCGTCGTGGACTACCTCGCCGAGGCGCTCCGCGAGATGAGGAAGCACAACTTCACCGAGGTCATCGACCGCCACTTCTCGCTCGGCGCGCACCTCAATGCCCGCGACCGCAAGGCGGTGCGCAAGACCGTCTCGGGCCTGATGAAGATCCTCTTCCCGCACGGCGAGATCACGCAGGAGGAACTCGGCGAGATTCTCGAGCTGGCCATCGAAGGCCGCCGCCGCGTGAAGGAGCAGCTCAAGAAGATGGGCTCCTTCGAGTACTACCACACGTCCTTCAGCTACTCGGACAACGCGACCGGCGACGAGAAGTTCGTCGGTGTGCCCGAACAGGGTGGCCGCGATCTCATCTCTACCGATCCGCTCGCCCCTGGCACCGTCTACAGCGCGGGCGTCACAGCCGACGGGACCGTCGGCCTCTATCGGGTCGAGGTCTCCGTTTCGAGCGGCACGGGCAAGTTGAAGCTCGCGGGCGGCGTGGCGGGTGCGATGAAGGAGTCCGTGCAGCGAGCCTTCAGCTTTCTGCAGACGAAGAAGTCGGAGCTGGGGATCGCACGCGACCTCGACGTCTCCGACCTCCATGTCGAGGTCATCGACCTGCTCGCCAACCGCGTCGAGGCCGAGCTCGGCGTCGCCTTCTTCGTTGCGGCCTACTCGGCGCTGCGCAAGGCGCCCGTGAGCCCCGCGCTCCTCATCCTCGGGGACATGAGCGTCCAAGGGAATATCAAGCCCTTGCGCTCGCTCACCGAGCCGCTCCAGGTGGCGAAGGACAACGGCGCGAAGCGCGCCCTCATCCCCATCGAGAACAAGCGGAACTTCCTCGACGTGAGCGCCGACATCATAGAGCACGTCGACCCGATCTTCTTTGGCGACGCGAAGACCGCCGCGATGAAGGTCCTGGGGAGCTGA
- a CDS encoding PglZ domain-containing protein — protein sequence MHPLHDYVAKQLADKLKDRRVVVWYDERGEFRPFVDEVRGGPRAASEPVAVGVAGIKASLAEYAGSLFELRAVVEPLVSGDKPDALVVYIPGLAHDAKASVLMELEKAGRTWKPELKQLAKNVLLQKYTLGVVDEMLPFDRKVSYEDLALAAAGNSGAEPPSILKSIFHDASGNDGLLTAWLVSDARDAEIVSKEATRELTKLVKARLGLDLVADSPLAKLRAIVLRFVLAGEFRLDLSCDAPASLDSVAKPPTKDEESAVRELARRLRTGHADTYATLADRVEEELGLKNAKLPPGALGSIDTFRFEERALLRHAGDLIANGKFEGALSLVSKREQSFWLDRDVARKAQWEATRRMAELGHLAVQVKAAVGKTSGDAAAWLDAYVTQSGSGWFRLDQAQRRLEFVVSKLDEDPDERPLAVVRRAYEDAVHTMAEGFTKALGKAGWTVPSALHQTRIWSEVVSAKPKPVAYFLVDAMRFEMGVELAERLPKTSEVAVRAAVGALPSITPIGMAALMPGASSSFSVVEEKDKLGARIDDAFLPDLLARKKHAAARVPKLVDLALDELLSLQPSKLAKKVESAQVVLVRSQEIDHAGETGFTFQARQVMDSVIDNLKLAIGKLAKAGVEHAVVSADHGHLFFATDRDESMRTDAPGGDSVELHRRCWIGRGGATSAGCVRVSATQLGYASDLELVFPAATGVFKAGGDLAFHHGGPSLQEMVIPVLTVRTKTRDSARPSAEPLEASGLPEAVTNRIFSVTFIYGAKQMLLGATGIQVRPLLMAAGKQVGAVGMAVDAQFDRATGTVKLEPNKPVTLAFLLSDESVASLRVVVQDPTTDAELYRSPTDIPVRLGV from the coding sequence ATGCACCCGCTTCACGACTACGTGGCCAAGCAGCTCGCCGACAAGCTCAAGGACCGTCGCGTCGTCGTCTGGTACGACGAGCGCGGCGAGTTCCGACCCTTCGTCGATGAGGTGCGCGGTGGGCCGCGCGCGGCGAGCGAGCCCGTGGCGGTGGGCGTCGCCGGCATCAAGGCGAGCCTCGCAGAGTACGCGGGCTCGCTGTTCGAGCTTCGCGCTGTCGTCGAGCCCCTCGTCAGCGGCGACAAGCCCGACGCGCTGGTCGTCTACATCCCCGGCCTCGCCCATGACGCGAAGGCCTCGGTGCTGATGGAGTTGGAGAAGGCCGGTCGCACCTGGAAGCCCGAGCTGAAGCAGCTCGCCAAGAACGTTCTGCTCCAGAAGTACACGCTCGGCGTCGTCGACGAGATGCTGCCCTTCGATCGCAAGGTTTCCTACGAGGACCTCGCGCTCGCTGCGGCGGGCAACTCGGGCGCGGAGCCGCCGTCGATCTTGAAGAGCATCTTCCACGATGCGAGCGGCAACGATGGGCTGCTCACGGCGTGGCTCGTGAGCGACGCGCGCGACGCCGAGATCGTCAGCAAGGAGGCGACGCGCGAACTGACCAAGCTCGTCAAGGCACGCTTGGGCTTGGACCTCGTGGCCGACTCGCCGCTCGCGAAGCTGCGCGCCATCGTGCTGCGCTTCGTGCTCGCAGGCGAGTTCCGCCTCGACCTCTCGTGTGACGCGCCCGCCTCACTCGACAGCGTCGCCAAGCCACCCACGAAGGACGAGGAGTCGGCCGTGCGCGAGCTCGCCCGGCGCCTGCGCACCGGCCACGCCGACACCTACGCGACGCTCGCCGACCGCGTTGAGGAGGAGCTGGGGCTCAAGAACGCCAAGCTACCCCCCGGCGCGCTCGGTTCCATCGACACGTTTCGCTTCGAGGAGCGCGCGCTGCTCCGTCACGCCGGTGATCTCATCGCGAACGGCAAGTTCGAGGGCGCTCTCTCGCTCGTGTCCAAGCGAGAACAGAGCTTCTGGCTTGACCGTGACGTCGCTCGGAAGGCCCAGTGGGAGGCCACTCGGCGCATGGCCGAGCTCGGCCATTTAGCGGTCCAAGTGAAGGCAGCAGTCGGGAAGACCTCGGGAGATGCAGCGGCGTGGCTCGACGCCTACGTCACGCAGTCCGGGTCCGGCTGGTTTCGCCTCGACCAGGCCCAGCGACGTCTCGAGTTCGTCGTCTCGAAGCTCGATGAAGACCCTGATGAGCGCCCGCTCGCGGTCGTGCGCCGCGCCTACGAAGACGCGGTCCACACGATGGCCGAGGGCTTCACCAAGGCCCTCGGCAAGGCCGGGTGGACGGTGCCCAGCGCTCTGCACCAGACGCGCATCTGGAGCGAGGTGGTTAGCGCCAAGCCCAAGCCCGTCGCCTACTTTCTCGTCGACGCCATGCGCTTCGAGATGGGAGTCGAGCTGGCCGAGCGTCTGCCGAAGACCTCTGAGGTCGCTGTGCGTGCGGCGGTAGGCGCGCTCCCAAGCATCACGCCCATCGGCATGGCGGCACTGATGCCCGGGGCCTCGTCGAGCTTTTCGGTCGTCGAGGAGAAGGACAAGCTGGGCGCTCGCATCGACGACGCCTTCCTGCCCGACCTTCTGGCCCGCAAGAAGCACGCTGCCGCGCGTGTGCCGAAGCTGGTCGACCTCGCACTCGACGAGCTGCTGTCGTTGCAGCCGTCGAAGCTGGCGAAGAAGGTCGAGAGCGCGCAGGTCGTCCTCGTGCGGTCCCAGGAGATCGACCACGCAGGCGAGACCGGCTTCACGTTCCAGGCGCGTCAGGTGATGGACAGCGTCATCGACAACCTCAAGCTCGCTATCGGCAAGCTGGCCAAGGCGGGCGTCGAGCACGCGGTGGTGAGTGCCGACCACGGGCATCTGTTCTTCGCCACCGACCGCGACGAGTCGATGCGCACCGACGCGCCAGGCGGCGACAGCGTCGAGTTGCACCGGCGCTGCTGGATCGGGCGCGGCGGTGCGACGTCGGCGGGCTGCGTGCGCGTCTCGGCCACGCAGCTCGGCTATGCCTCGGACCTCGAGCTGGTGTTCCCGGCGGCCACAGGCGTCTTCAAGGCGGGCGGTGACCTGGCCTTCCACCACGGCGGACCGTCCCTGCAGGAGATGGTCATCCCAGTGTTGACCGTGCGCACGAAGACGCGCGACTCGGCGCGCCCGTCGGCAGAGCCGCTCGAGGCCAGCGGTCTGCCCGAGGCGGTGACCAACCGCATCTTCAGCGTCACGTTCATCTACGGCGCGAAGCAGATGCTGCTCGGCGCGACGGGCATCCAGGTCCGGCCGCTGTTGATGGCGGCTGGGAAGCAGGTCGGCGCGGTGGGCATGGCGGTGGACGCTCAGTTCGATCGGGCCACGGGCACCGTGAAGCTCGAGCCGAACAAGCCAGTGACCCTCGCCTTTTTGCTGAGCGACGAGAGTGTTGCCTCGCTGCGCGTCGTGGTGCAGGACCCGACGACCGACGCGGAGCTTTACCGATCGCCCACCGATATCCCGGTTCGACTTGGAGTGTAA